The segment ACCCGTCGCGCTGAACGTGGTGCTCGACCCCGCCGTCGTCGGGGGCCTGCGCGTGCAGGTCGCAGACGACGTCATCGACGGCAGCATCTCCGCCCGACTCGCCGACCTCCGGCAGAAGCTCGCGGGCTGACACACGACTTCGCGCGGGCGAACCGCGCATAGATACAAAGGGAAGACAATGGCAGAACTTTCGATCAGCCCCGACGTCATCCGTGACGCGCTAAAGGACTTCGTCGCCGCGTACGAGCCCACGGGCGCTGCGGCGACCGAGGTCGGCACGGTCGTCGACGCAGCAGACGGCATCGCGCACGTCGAGGGGCTGCCCGGCGTCATGGCGAACGAGCTCGTCACGTTCGCGGACGGCACCAAGGGCCTCGCCCTGAACCTCGACGAGCACCAGATCGGCGTCGTCGTGCTCGGCGACTTCACCGGCATCGAGGCGGGCCAAGAGGTCACGCGCACCGGAGAAGTCCTCTCCGTGCCCGTGGGCGACGGCTACCTCGGTCGCGTGGTCGACCCGCTCGGAAACCCGATCGACGGCCTCGGTGACATCGCCACCGAAGGCTCACGCGAGCTCGAACTGCAGGCGCCCGGCGTCATGCAGCGCAAGAGCGTGCACGAACCGTTGCAGACCGGCATCAAGGCCATTGACGCCATGATCCCCGTCGGCCGCGGACAGCGCCAGCTCATCATCGGCGACCGCCAGACCGGCAAGACGGCCATCGCGATCGACACGATCATCAACCAGAAGGCCAACTGGGACTCCGGCGACGTGAACAAGCAGGTGCGCTGCATCTACGTCGCGATCGGTCAGAAGGGGTCGACGATCGCCTCCGTGAAGGGCGCACTCGAAGAGGCCGGCGCTCTGGAGTACACGACGATCGTCGCCGCTCCGGCCTCCGACCCCGCGGGCTTCAAGTATCTGGCTCCCTACACCGGATCGGCCATTGGCCAGCACTGGATGTACGGCGGCAAGCACGTGCTCATCATCTTCGACGACCTGTCGAAGCAGGCCGAGGCCTACCGCGCCGTCTCGCTGCTGCTGCGCCGTCCCCCGGGGCGCGAGGCCTACCCGGGCGACGTGTTCTACCTGCACTCGCGTCTGCTCGAGCGTTGCGCGAAGCTCTCCGACGAGCTCGGCGCCGGCTCGATGACGGGTCTTCCCATCATCGAGACCAAGGCGAACGACGTCTCGGCGTACATCCCGACCAACGTGATCTCGATCACCGACGGTCAGATCTTCCTGCAGTCCGACCTGTTCAACGCCAACCAGCGTCCCGCGGTCGACGTCGGAATCTCCGTCTCCCGCGTCGGTGGCGACGCCCAGGTCAAGTCGATCAAGAAGGTGTCCGGAACGCTGAAGCTGGAGCTGGCGCAGTACCGCTCGCTCGAGGCCTTCGCGATGTTCGCCTCCGACCTCGACGCGGCGTCTCGTCGTCAGCTGGCCCGCGGTGCGCGTCTGACGGAGCTGCTCAAGCAGCCGCAGTACTCGCCGTACCCCGTGGAGGAGCAGGTCGTCTCGATCTGGGCCGGCACCAACGGCAAGCTCGACACCATCGAGGTCGGCGATGTCCTGCGCTTCGAGCGCGAACTGCTCGATCACGTGCGTCGCAACACCAAGGTCCTGGACACGCTGCGTGAGACGAACGTGCTCGACGACGACACCGTCGCAGAGCTCGAGAAGGTCACCGACGAGTTCATCCTGGAGTTCCAGGCCGGCGACGGTCAGTCGATCGGTGCCGTCGGCCACGAGGAGCACGAGGCGGCCGACGTCGACGACGTGAACCAGGAGAAGATCGTCAAGGGTCGTCGCGCGTAATCGCGCGGGTACTGATACATGGGCGCTCAACTCAGGGTCTACAAGCAGAAGATCTCTTCTGCTCAGACGACCAAGAAGATCACGAAGGCGATGGAGCTCATCGCGGCTTCGCGCATTCAGAAGGCGATGGCGCGCGTCAAGGCGTCGTCTCCCTTCGCGCGCGCCGTGACCCGAGCCGTCTCCGCCGTCGCGACGCACTCCAACGTCGATCACCCGCTCACCCGTGAGCCCGAGACGATCCGCCGCTCCGCGGTCGTGATCTTCTCGTCGGACCGGGGCCTGGCCGGCGCGTTCAACTCACAGATCCTCCGCGAGGGGCTGGAGATGGCCGAGCTGCTGCGCGAACAGGGCAAGGAGCCGGTGTTCTACCTCGTCGGCCGCAAGGCCGTGGGCTACTTCCAGTTCCGCGGGATCGCCGCGGAGGCGGAGTGGACCGGTGACACCGACACCCCGTCGTTCCACACGGCCGAGGAGATCTCGGCGGCGCTCCTGGAGGGCTTCAACCGCGGTGGCGAAGAGGGCGGCGTCGACGAGATCCACCTCGTCTACAACCGGTTCGTCAGCATGATGACCCAGACGCCGGAGGCCGTGCGCCTCCTGCCGCTCGAGATCGCCGAGGCGGACGACTCCGAGGCGGGCAGCCAGATCTACCCGCTCTACGAGTTCGAGCCGGACGCGGAGACGGTGCTCGATGCGATCCTGCCGGTGTACATCCAGAGCCGCGTCTTCAACGCGCTCCTGCAGTCGTCGGCCGCCAAGCAGGCCGCGACGCAGAAGGCGATGAAGTCGGCCAGCGACAACGCCGACAAGCTCATCACCGACTACACACGTCTGCGCAACAACGCGCGCCAGGCGGAGATCACGCAGCAGATCGCGGAGATCGTCGGCGGCGCCGACGCCCTCGCATCGAGCAAATAGACCATCAAGAAAGAGACGAAGATATGACCCCCACCGCCACAGCTGAGGCTGGGACCGCGGTCGTCGGGCGCGTCGCACGCGTCACGGGCCCGGTCGTCGACATCGAGTTCCCGCACGACTCGATCCCCGACATCTACAACGCGCTGAAGACGACGATCACGATCGGCGAGGAGTCCACCGAGATCACCCTCGAGGTCGCACAGCACCTCGGTGACGACCTCGTGCGCGCCATCTCCCTCAAGCCCACCGACGGCATGGTCCGGGGGCAAGAGGTGCGCGACACCGGCGAGGCGATCTCCGTTCCCGTGGGCGACGTCACCAAGGGCAAGGTCTTCAACGTCATCGGCGAGGTCCTCAACGCCGAGCCCGGCGAGCAGGTCGAGATCACCGAGCGCTGGCCGATCCACCGCGCCGCGCCCAACTTCGACCAGCTCGAGTCCAAGACCACGATGTTCGAGACCGGCATCAAGTCGATCGACCTCCTCACGCCGTACGTGCAGGGTGGAAAGATCGGCCTGTTCGGCGGCGCCGGCGTCGGCAAGACGGTCCTCATCCAGGAGATGATCCAGCGCGTCGCGCAGGACCACGGCGGTGTGTCCGTGTTCGCCGGTGTCGGCGAGCGCACCCGTGAGGGCAACGACCTCATCGGCGAGATGGAGGAGGCGGGCGTCTTCGACAAGACCGCCCTCGTCTTCGGCCAGATGGACGAGCCCCCGGGGACGCGTCTGCGCGTCGCTCTGTCGGCCCTGACGATGGCGGAGTACTTCCGCGACGTGCAGAAGCAGGACGTGCTGCTGTTCATCGACAACATCTTCCGCTTCACGCAGGCCGGCTCCGAGGTCTCCACGCTGCTGGGCCGCATGCCCTCCGCCGTGGGATACCAGCCGAACCTCGCCGACGAGATGGGTGTGCTCCAGGAGCGCATCACGTCGACCCGCGGTCACTCGATCACCTCGCTGCAGGCGATCTACGTCCCCGCCGACGATTACACCGACCCGGCGCCTGCCACGACGTTCGCGCACCTCGACGCGACGACCGAGCTCAGCCGTGAGATCGCATCGAAGGGTCTGTACCCGGCGATCGACCCGCTGACCTCGACGTCGCGCATCATGGACCCCCGTTACCTGGGCGAGGACCACTACCGGGTGGCCACGACGGTCAAGCAGATCCTGCAGAAGAACAAGGAACTGCAGGAGATCATCGCGATCCTCGGTGTCGACGAGCTCTCCGAAGAGGACAAGATCGTCGTCGCGCGTGCACGCCGCATCCAGCAGTTCCTCTCGCAGAACACCTACATGGCGAAGAAGTTCACCGGTGTCGAGGGCTCCACGGTGCCGCTGAAGGACACGATCGAATCGTTCGACGCGATCTGCCGCGGCGACTTCGACCACGTCGCCGAGCAGGCCTTCTTCAACGTCGGCCCGATCTCGGACGTCGAGGAGAACTGGGCGCGCATCCAGAAGGAGAACGGCTGACCATGGCATTGCACGTCAGCCTCGTCTCCGCCGATGCGGAGGTCTGGACGGGTGAGGCGAGCCTCGTGGTCGCCAAGACCGTCGAGGGAGAGATCGGCTTCATGCCCGGGCACGAGCCCGTGCTGGCGATCCTCGCCGAGGGCCAGGTGCGCATCACTCAGGAGGATGGCTCCAAGGTGCTCGCGAATGCGCAGGACGGCTTCGTCTCCATGGAGGGGAACATCCTGACGATCGTCGCCGGCAACGCGGCGCTCATCGCCTGATCCGAGTCCCTGCACGAAGCGCCGGTTCCCTCGGGGGCCGGCGCTTCGGCTTTGCACACCCTTCCGCCCTCTGTTCGACCGGAGTTCCATGCAGATCCTGCTTCCACCCTCCGAGACGAAGCGTCCCGGCGGCGACGGCCCTGCCCTCGACATCGCGGCGTGGGCGCTGCCGACGCTCGTGCCCGCCCGCGACGCCGTGATCGACGCGCTCATCGCCCTGGCCGCCGATGAGGAGGAGGCGGCGCGGGTGCTCGCGCTCAGCGCCCGCCAGCGGGGCGAGATCGCGCACAACGCGACGCTGCGGTCGTCGGCGACCATGCCCGCGGTCGAGCGCTACACGGGTGTGCTCTTCGACGCCCTCGACGCGGGCACGCTCGATCGTGCCGCACGACGCTGGCTAGGTGCGCACGTGTGGATCCACAGCGCGCCCTTCGGGCCGGTGGGGGCGCTGGATGCGATTCCCGCGTACCGCCTGGGCGCGGCCGCACCCCTTCCCGGCGTCGCTTCTCTCAAGCGGCACTGGGCGGGCGCGGTGTCCGAGGCCATCGAGGCCGCGGCGCCGGTGTTCGTGCTCGACCTGCGCTCGGAGGCCTACGTCGCGCTGGGGCCCGTACCGGATGCGGTGTCGTCGGTGTACGTGCGCGTCGTCACCGAGGAGGGGCGTGCGCTGAACCACTTCAACAAGCACGCCAAGGGCGAACTGGTGCGCCTGCTCGCCCAGCAACGGCCCCGTGTCGCCTCGCTGCGGGGACTGCTCGCGTGGGCCGAGCGGGCGGAGCTCACGATGCGCCGCACGGAGGCGCACGGTGTCGTGGAACTGGTCACGGCGCAGCCGATCCGCCGCACTCGCTGAGAAATCCCTGTATAGACGGGCGCATCGCGCTAAGGTGAGTGTCGCAACGCGGAGGGCGTTGCGAAATCGTATGGAGGGATCCATGAACGACTACTACGACTCGGGAGCCAGCGTCGCTGCGCTTCTCGTCGCCGGCTTCATCTGGCTGATCTTCGTCGCCGGCTTCTACGTGCTCAGCTCGCTGTTCCTGATGAAGATCTTCGAGAAGGCGGGTGTCCAGGGCAAGTGGCGCGCCTGGGTGCCGTTCTACAACTTCATGATCTTCCTGAAGCTCGGCGACTTGAGCCCCTGGCTGATGTTCGGCGTTCTCCTCACCTGGATCCCGTTCCTGGGCTGGCTGGTCGGCATCGGTCTGGCCGTCGTGATGGTCATGGCCGCGTGGCGCGTCGGGCTGAAGCTGCAGAAGGACGCCGTCTGGGTGGTGCTGTACTTTTTCCTCAGCATCGTGTGGCTGGGCATCAACGCCTTCGACAAGTCGCGCTGGAACCCGAACATCGCCCCGGCGCCGTGGGCCGGCAACGGCTTCCTCGGCGACCGCACCGTGTGGGACGGCATTCCCGTGCAGCCGTCGGCCGCCGCTCCGGCCGCCGGCGCGTACGGCGCCCCGCAGGGCTACGCCCCGCCGCAGGGGTACCAGCCGCCGCAGCAGCCGGGCGTTCCCCCGCAGGGGTACCAGCCTCCGGCTGCGCCGCCGGTTCCGCCGGTGACGCCGCCCGCTGCATCGCCGACCGCCCCGGCCGCGCCTCCTGCTCCGCCCGCGCCTCCGGCCCCGCCGGTTCCGCCGTCGACGGAGGCCGGCGAGGCTCCGGAGGCTCCCAGGCCGGACGACAACCCCGCCTGACGACACCGCGATCCGCAGCGAGCCCTCGGTCTTCGGACCGGGGGCTCGCCGTGTCTCGGCTTGATAGCGTGGAGGCATGGTGAGTGGAGATACGGCGACCAGCGACAGACGGGTCGGATCCTCCGGACTGCTGGTCTCCGCGGTCGGGCTCGGATGCAACAACTTCGGCCGGCCGGGCACGGTCACCGAGAACCTCGTGGGCACGCGTCGGGTGCTCGACGCCGCGATCGACAGCGGCGTGACCTTCCTCGACACGGCCGACATGTACGGCAGGGACCCGGGGCTCAGCGAGACGCTCATGGGCGAAGCACTGGAGGGTCGCCGCGATCGCGTGGTCCTCGCATCCAAGTTCGGGCAGCTCCGAGACATGGGCTACGACTTCCCCGCGGCTCGCGCCTCGCGACGCTACGTCCGCCGGGCGGTCGAGGAGTCGCTGCGTCGCCTGCGCACGGACTGGATCGATCTGTACCAGCTGCATCTGCCCGATCCCGAGACGCCGATCGAAGAGACGATCGACGCGCTGGACGACCTGGTGCGCGAGGGCAAGATCCGCTACTACGGGCACTCCAACTTCACCGGGTGGCAGGTGGCCGAGGCCGAGTTCACCTCCCGCATCCGGCACTCGGGGCGATTCATCTCGGCGCAGAACCACTATTCGCTGCTCGCACGCGGTGTCGAGCGCGAGGTGCTGCCGGCGGCAGAGCGATACGGGATCGGCTTCTTCCCCTACTTCCCGTTGCACAACGGCCTGCTCACCGGCAAGTTCTCCCGCGAGGGCGGCCCTGCCGACAGCCGGATCATGGCGACCCGGCGAGGGCTCTGGGAGAACGCACCATGGGATGCGCTGGATGCGTACCGCGCGTTCTGCGACGAGCGCGGGATCACGATGCTGGAGGCGACCTTCGGCTGGCTGCTGGCGAACCCCGTCGTGTCGTCGGTGATCGCCGGGGCGACGACGCCGGAGCAGATCGAGTCGAACGCCCGAGCGGGAGCGGCGTGGCGCCCGGATCCCGACGAGCTCGCCGCGATCGACGCGCTGTTCCCCCTGCCCGAGGACCCCTCTGCATGACACCCGTCGCTTCGGCCGGTACGGCTGAGCCGGTTCACAAGTGTGACGGCCGCATGGGCGACAGCCACTAGCATGTCAAGGAGTGCAGCGGTCGCCACGATCGCCCGAGGTCCGGGAGGGCACCAGTGACGGAGCCGTCGATTCCGCAGACCCATGAGGTCGCGTTGCGCGACGGCGTCATCGCACGCGTGACATGGGCCGGGGCGACGGAGACCGGCCACCGCCGGGAGAACAATCAAGACGCCTTTCTCGCGGAGTTCCCGCTGTTCGTCGTGGCCGACGGAATGGGCGGCCATGCCGGCGGAGAGATCGCGAGCCAGCGCACCATCGCACGGTTGCAGGAGGCAGTTGCCTCCGGCGACGTGTCGGCGGGCGCGATCGAGGCGGCTCTCGGCCGCGCCGTCGAGGACATCTCCGCCCATCCGGACACCACGGACGAGGGCACGGGCACCACACTGACCGGCGTCTTCCTGCGCACCGATGCCGACGAGCCGCACTGGGTGTCGCTGAACATCGGCGACTCCCGCGTCTACCTGCAGCGCGACGGCGCGCTCACCCAGGTCACGACGGATCATTCGGTCGTCCAGGAGCTCATCACCGCGGGGAGGCTGAGTCCCGAGGAGGCCGAGGGGCATCCGTACAGCAACGTGATCACCCGCGCGGTCGGCGTCAGCGAAGCGGCGCCTCCCGACTATCGCGAGTTCGCCGTGCAGGACGGCGATCGCTTCGTGATCTGCTCGGACGGGCTCACGAAGGAGCTCACGGACTACGGCATCCAGCACTTCCTCGCGCAGAACGCGGAGCCGTCCGCCGCGGTCGAGGCGATGATGGCCGCTGCTCTGGAGAACGGCGGACGGGACAATGTCACGCTCGTCGTGGTCGACGTGCATGTACCGGGCGCGGACGCGGAGTCCTCCTCCCCAGCGGCGGATTCCGCCGAATAATCCACGGGCCGGGCGCTCGCGCCCCGCGTGGTCCCGACGATCGGCTGGAATGGCCGCATGGATCCCGCCGAGCCCCTCGTGCTTCCCGCTGCCTCTGCTCCTGCCCGTCGCCCGCCTCTGCCGATGCTCGCCGCCGTCGTGCCTGTCATCTCGGGCATCGTGATGTGGCGGGTGACCGGATCGCTCCTCTCGCTGTGCTTCGCCGCACTCGGCCCGCTCATGCTGCTCGCCTCTTTCGTCGACGGGGCGCGTCATCGCCGCAAGGACGCCCGCAGACTGCGCGAAGAGGCGGATGCCGTGTGGTCGCGCACGGCGTCGGAGTGCGCGGCGCGCGAGGAGCAGTCGCGGGCATCGGAACACCGCACGCATCCGGATGCGGCGTCGTGCATCCTCGCACCGCCGTTGCGACCGGTGCAGGTCGATCCCGGCGCGCAGGTGACGGTAGGACGAGGGAGCGTGCCGACCCCGCTGCGGTTCTCCGGAGGCGACGACGAGCGCGCCCGTGCGTTCCGGGAGGCGCACAGGCATCTCGACGACATGCCCGTCACGGTGCCCCTCTCGGGCGGGATCGCGGTGCGGGGCGACGGACCCGTGGCCGATGCCGTCGCCCGCGCCCTCGTGCTTCAGGTGTGCCTGCGCTTCGCGACGCGTACGGTGCGTCTGAGCGGCACGGGGCTGGCGGAACTGGATCTCGGCGGCCTTCCGCAGGCGCGCACCCGAGCCAGCGATGCATGGCACCTGAGGGTCGGCGACGGCGACGGGCGCGAGCCCGCCGACACGGTGCTCATGCGGCTGCCCGCGGACAGCGACGCGCCCGCAGGCATGGCAACGGTGATCGACGTCGTGGATCCGACGGCGGCGACCGTGCGCACGGCAGCGGGGGAGCGGACCTGCGCCGTCGAGGGCATCTCGGCCGAGCAGGGCATCGAGATCGCGGGACTGCTCGACGCCCAGGCCGACGCCGAACCCGAACCACCCGGACTGCTCGGCCTCGCCGATGCACCCACGCCCGGCGATGCCGGTGGGGTGCTGCGCGTGGCGCTGGGGCGCGATGCGCGCGGGCTCGCGCTCGTCGACCTCGTCGAGGATGGTCCGCACGCCCTCGTGACCGGGGTGACCGGGTCGGGCAAGAGCGAACTGCTGGTGAGCTGGGTGACGGCGATGGCCGCTGCGTACCCGCCCGAGCGGGTCTGCTTCGTGCTCGCCGACTTCAAGGGCGGCACGGCGTTCGACCCGCTGCGCGAGCTGCCGCACGTCGCCGCGGTCATCACCGACCTCGACGACGGCGGCGCCGAGCGCGGCGTCATGAGCATGCGTGCGGAACTCCGCCGACGCGAGGCGGTGCTCGCCGAGTGCGGCGCCCGCAGTATCGCCCAGGCCGCTGACGCCCTTCCGCGGCTCGTGCTGGTGGTCGACGAGTTCGCCGCCCTGCTGCAGGAGCATCCCGATCTCGCCGCCGTGTTCACCGACATCGC is part of the Microbacterium pseudoresistens genome and harbors:
- the atpA gene encoding F0F1 ATP synthase subunit alpha — protein: MAELSISPDVIRDALKDFVAAYEPTGAAATEVGTVVDAADGIAHVEGLPGVMANELVTFADGTKGLALNLDEHQIGVVVLGDFTGIEAGQEVTRTGEVLSVPVGDGYLGRVVDPLGNPIDGLGDIATEGSRELELQAPGVMQRKSVHEPLQTGIKAIDAMIPVGRGQRQLIIGDRQTGKTAIAIDTIINQKANWDSGDVNKQVRCIYVAIGQKGSTIASVKGALEEAGALEYTTIVAAPASDPAGFKYLAPYTGSAIGQHWMYGGKHVLIIFDDLSKQAEAYRAVSLLLRRPPGREAYPGDVFYLHSRLLERCAKLSDELGAGSMTGLPIIETKANDVSAYIPTNVISITDGQIFLQSDLFNANQRPAVDVGISVSRVGGDAQVKSIKKVSGTLKLELAQYRSLEAFAMFASDLDAASRRQLARGARLTELLKQPQYSPYPVEEQVVSIWAGTNGKLDTIEVGDVLRFERELLDHVRRNTKVLDTLRETNVLDDDTVAELEKVTDEFILEFQAGDGQSIGAVGHEEHEAADVDDVNQEKIVKGRRA
- a CDS encoding F0F1 ATP synthase subunit gamma, whose translation is MGAQLRVYKQKISSAQTTKKITKAMELIAASRIQKAMARVKASSPFARAVTRAVSAVATHSNVDHPLTREPETIRRSAVVIFSSDRGLAGAFNSQILREGLEMAELLREQGKEPVFYLVGRKAVGYFQFRGIAAEAEWTGDTDTPSFHTAEEISAALLEGFNRGGEEGGVDEIHLVYNRFVSMMTQTPEAVRLLPLEIAEADDSEAGSQIYPLYEFEPDAETVLDAILPVYIQSRVFNALLQSSAAKQAATQKAMKSASDNADKLITDYTRLRNNARQAEITQQIAEIVGGADALASSK
- the atpD gene encoding F0F1 ATP synthase subunit beta, with product MTPTATAEAGTAVVGRVARVTGPVVDIEFPHDSIPDIYNALKTTITIGEESTEITLEVAQHLGDDLVRAISLKPTDGMVRGQEVRDTGEAISVPVGDVTKGKVFNVIGEVLNAEPGEQVEITERWPIHRAAPNFDQLESKTTMFETGIKSIDLLTPYVQGGKIGLFGGAGVGKTVLIQEMIQRVAQDHGGVSVFAGVGERTREGNDLIGEMEEAGVFDKTALVFGQMDEPPGTRLRVALSALTMAEYFRDVQKQDVLLFIDNIFRFTQAGSEVSTLLGRMPSAVGYQPNLADEMGVLQERITSTRGHSITSLQAIYVPADDYTDPAPATTFAHLDATTELSREIASKGLYPAIDPLTSTSRIMDPRYLGEDHYRVATTVKQILQKNKELQEIIAILGVDELSEEDKIVVARARRIQQFLSQNTYMAKKFTGVEGSTVPLKDTIESFDAICRGDFDHVAEQAFFNVGPISDVEENWARIQKENG
- a CDS encoding F0F1 ATP synthase subunit epsilon, with the protein product MALHVSLVSADAEVWTGEASLVVAKTVEGEIGFMPGHEPVLAILAEGQVRITQEDGSKVLANAQDGFVSMEGNILTIVAGNAALIA
- a CDS encoding YaaA family protein, with the translated sequence MQILLPPSETKRPGGDGPALDIAAWALPTLVPARDAVIDALIALAADEEEAARVLALSARQRGEIAHNATLRSSATMPAVERYTGVLFDALDAGTLDRAARRWLGAHVWIHSAPFGPVGALDAIPAYRLGAAAPLPGVASLKRHWAGAVSEAIEAAAPVFVLDLRSEAYVALGPVPDAVSSVYVRVVTEEGRALNHFNKHAKGELVRLLAQQRPRVASLRGLLAWAERAELTMRRTEAHGVVELVTAQPIRRTR
- a CDS encoding DUF5684 domain-containing protein; the protein is MNDYYDSGASVAALLVAGFIWLIFVAGFYVLSSLFLMKIFEKAGVQGKWRAWVPFYNFMIFLKLGDLSPWLMFGVLLTWIPFLGWLVGIGLAVVMVMAAWRVGLKLQKDAVWVVLYFFLSIVWLGINAFDKSRWNPNIAPAPWAGNGFLGDRTVWDGIPVQPSAAAPAAGAYGAPQGYAPPQGYQPPQQPGVPPQGYQPPAAPPVPPVTPPAASPTAPAAPPAPPAPPAPPVPPSTEAGEAPEAPRPDDNPA
- a CDS encoding aldo/keto reductase gives rise to the protein MVSGDTATSDRRVGSSGLLVSAVGLGCNNFGRPGTVTENLVGTRRVLDAAIDSGVTFLDTADMYGRDPGLSETLMGEALEGRRDRVVLASKFGQLRDMGYDFPAARASRRYVRRAVEESLRRLRTDWIDLYQLHLPDPETPIEETIDALDDLVREGKIRYYGHSNFTGWQVAEAEFTSRIRHSGRFISAQNHYSLLARGVEREVLPAAERYGIGFFPYFPLHNGLLTGKFSREGGPADSRIMATRRGLWENAPWDALDAYRAFCDERGITMLEATFGWLLANPVVSSVIAGATTPEQIESNARAGAAWRPDPDELAAIDALFPLPEDPSA
- a CDS encoding PP2C family protein-serine/threonine phosphatase is translated as MTEPSIPQTHEVALRDGVIARVTWAGATETGHRRENNQDAFLAEFPLFVVADGMGGHAGGEIASQRTIARLQEAVASGDVSAGAIEAALGRAVEDISAHPDTTDEGTGTTLTGVFLRTDADEPHWVSLNIGDSRVYLQRDGALTQVTTDHSVVQELITAGRLSPEEAEGHPYSNVITRAVGVSEAAPPDYREFAVQDGDRFVICSDGLTKELTDYGIQHFLAQNAEPSAAVEAMMAAALENGGRDNVTLVVVDVHVPGADAESSSPAADSAE
- a CDS encoding FtsK/SpoIIIE domain-containing protein, which produces MDPAEPLVLPAASAPARRPPLPMLAAVVPVISGIVMWRVTGSLLSLCFAALGPLMLLASFVDGARHRRKDARRLREEADAVWSRTASECAAREEQSRASEHRTHPDAASCILAPPLRPVQVDPGAQVTVGRGSVPTPLRFSGGDDERARAFREAHRHLDDMPVTVPLSGGIAVRGDGPVADAVARALVLQVCLRFATRTVRLSGTGLAELDLGGLPQARTRASDAWHLRVGDGDGREPADTVLMRLPADSDAPAGMATVIDVVDPTAATVRTAAGERTCAVEGISAEQGIEIAGLLDAQADAEPEPPGLLGLADAPTPGDAGGVLRVALGRDARGLALVDLVEDGPHALVTGVTGSGKSELLVSWVTAMAAAYPPERVCFVLADFKGGTAFDPLRELPHVAAVITDLDDGGAERGVMSMRAELRRREAVLAECGARSIAQAADALPRLVLVVDEFAALLQEHPDLAAVFTDIAARGRALGMHLVLGTQRATGVVRDALAANCPLRLSLRVTDPADSRAIIGTDEAAQLPGDLDGRGLALVRRSGDADPMLFRVARTASSDIDAVARRHAGAAKARSPWPPALPIAIRVEELRIRRPDEVPVGALVVGLADEPESQRQTVRALAPGVDRGLAVFGGPGSGKSTVIGALRAQQPDALSIPVDAEAAWSIVSGLADGSIPAPRLLLCDDLDAVLAGFPLDYAQAWAEHMQSVLRRLGTQETSVVITAARSTGQVAAIAGLLAQRAVLRTNGRTEHLAVGGDPGAFDPERRPGRARWGGVEVQFAVADSATDPGRDRLVTDALRTTPNWMPGAALTAVVTPMPARVARALGAEHDAAEVIELAETPPAMPPRTSPGEASPGEESQGGVPRILVADAETWQRHWALWQRVKLDGEVLVLAEAARDLRTLVGIRELAPYARTDAGRAWRVRDGVLRERVVITSLAGGMR